One Desulfobulbus oligotrophicus DNA segment encodes these proteins:
- a CDS encoding NUDIX domain-containing protein, with amino-acid sequence MLCPTCGSQVQTFRNPAPTVDIIIEVEDGIVLIERKNPPYGWALPGGFVDYGESFEEAARREAAEETGLSVTLTTQLHTYSAPNRDPRQHTASTVYIATASGKPEAADDAQHAAVFRRENLPPLVFDHTRILQDYYVFKQTGKRPVL; translated from the coding sequence ATGCTCTGCCCAACCTGCGGGTCCCAGGTTCAAACCTTTAGAAATCCTGCCCCGACCGTCGATATCATTATAGAAGTTGAAGATGGTATTGTTTTGATCGAACGAAAAAACCCACCATACGGATGGGCCCTGCCTGGTGGGTTCGTTGATTACGGCGAGTCGTTTGAAGAGGCTGCCCGCCGAGAGGCTGCCGAAGAAACCGGATTGTCTGTAACCCTGACAACACAACTCCATACCTATTCCGCCCCGAATCGTGACCCACGCCAACACACAGCTTCAACCGTGTACATTGCCACAGCCAGCGGCAAACCGGAAGCCGCAGATGACGCGCAACACGCTGCAGTCTTTCGCCGGGAAAACCTGCCGCCGCTGGTCTTTGATCATACCCGTATCTTACAGGACTACTATGTTTTTAAACAAACCGGCAAACGACCTGTCCTGTAA
- a CDS encoding 5' nucleotidase, NT5C type: MQTGKIHPAEIGFDFDGVIADTIEAFIRIACEQYDYCGIKREHITEFSVEQCLDMDAGIAEEIFLRILHDSVGTGLLPMPGAVEVLTEMADHTPVTIITARSEAEPVHYWLKQMFPAQIAQALHVVAMGDHDDKARHIKSLGLTAFIDDRVETCLQLRQTGVHSIVFAQPWNHNRQGLPVVHSWTDIRTLCL, translated from the coding sequence ATGCAGACCGGTAAAATCCATCCTGCAGAAATCGGATTTGATTTCGATGGGGTTATTGCAGATACAATCGAAGCTTTTATCCGTATCGCCTGCGAACAGTACGACTATTGCGGTATAAAACGGGAACACATCACCGAGTTTAGCGTGGAACAGTGTCTTGATATGGATGCAGGTATTGCTGAAGAGATCTTTCTCCGAATCCTCCACGATTCCGTGGGCACCGGTCTTCTTCCGATGCCCGGTGCAGTGGAGGTGCTGACAGAGATGGCAGACCATACACCGGTGACGATCATTACAGCCCGATCCGAAGCTGAGCCGGTACATTACTGGCTCAAGCAGATGTTCCCTGCTCAGATTGCACAGGCTCTGCACGTGGTGGCCATGGGTGACCACGACGATAAGGCCAGGCACATCAAAAGCCTCGGGCTTACCGCCTTTATCGACGATCGCGTTGAAACCTGCCTGCAGTTACGTCAAACCGGTGTTCATTCCATAGTTTTTGCTCAGCCTTGGAATCACAACCGCCAGGGATTGCCCGTTGTCCACAGCTGGACAGATATCCGCACCCTGTGCCTATGA
- a CDS encoding DNA-binding protein has protein sequence MTNIRTTLLHAALVFLLAFPSLVLAKETKTAGPDPETAQVKSGETVLLGTVLETMNSNGYTYVYLDTKEGKTWVAVPETSVTTGESIACMPGIPMHNFTSNTLNRTFETIIFSPGLDKKHGNAQNVASDTSKTGKQENSFESALRTEMSSTKEHAGAIDTMGQSTGSAGAIVPSADLSIDKAVGPDSYSVAECFQQGKDLDGKTVHVRGKIMKISRMIMGKNWLHLQDGTGDAKKNHHDLVVTTTADVEEGKVVTIAGTLAFNRDFGAGYKYEVIVEDAKIEQ, from the coding sequence ATGACCAATATCCGTACAACCTTACTGCATGCCGCCCTTGTCTTTCTGCTGGCCTTTCCCTCACTTGTCCTGGCCAAGGAGACAAAAACAGCTGGACCAGATCCGGAGACCGCGCAGGTGAAATCTGGAGAGACCGTCCTTCTGGGGACAGTTCTTGAAACCATGAACAGCAATGGCTACACATACGTATACCTGGATACCAAAGAGGGAAAAACATGGGTTGCTGTTCCTGAAACTTCGGTAACAACCGGCGAGTCAATTGCCTGTATGCCGGGTATTCCTATGCACAATTTCACCTCGAACACGCTGAACCGCACGTTTGAGACAATTATCTTCTCCCCGGGATTAGATAAAAAACATGGCAATGCCCAAAATGTAGCCTCTGATACATCAAAAACCGGTAAGCAGGAAAACAGTTTTGAGTCGGCACTGCGAACAGAGATGAGCAGCACCAAAGAACATGCCGGCGCCATCGACACCATGGGGCAATCAACCGGCAGTGCCGGTGCAATCGTTCCCTCTGCTGATCTCAGTATCGACAAAGCAGTCGGTCCGGACAGTTATTCTGTGGCTGAATGTTTTCAACAAGGTAAAGATCTGGATGGTAAGACCGTTCATGTCCGCGGAAAAATCATGAAGATCTCACGAATGATCATGGGGAAAAACTGGCTCCACCTGCAGGATGGAACCGGTGATGCCAAAAAGAATCATCATGACCTGGTGGTCACCACCACTGCAGATGTGGAAGAGGGCAAGGTGGTCACCATTGCCGGAACACTCGCCTTTAATCGGGATTTTGGAGCCGGCTACAAATACGAGGTCATTGTTGAGGATGCCAAAATCGAACAGTGA
- a CDS encoding GDSL-type esterase/lipase family protein, protein MIKLLMLGDSLVEWGNWPKHLPDVFVINRGLAGEMTEELAARLVDEMEDCPDPDAVLVQSGTNNLLMGYMFVPAIFSTMMQRMRLFYPEVPLILCSLMPMPAVPSHEIEQINRELHQVADSINECTFLDLVQPFHEQCLPITHPGFLADQVHLSTRGYQVWGRSIALCLDQLFPDRG, encoded by the coding sequence ATGATTAAACTGCTCATGCTCGGAGACTCCCTGGTGGAGTGGGGTAACTGGCCCAAGCACCTGCCCGATGTGTTCGTGATCAATCGGGGCCTTGCCGGTGAAATGACGGAAGAACTGGCCGCACGTCTGGTCGATGAGATGGAAGACTGTCCCGATCCTGATGCAGTCCTGGTTCAGTCCGGAACCAACAACCTTCTGATGGGCTACATGTTCGTGCCGGCAATTTTTTCCACTATGATGCAGCGAATGCGCCTTTTCTATCCGGAAGTACCGCTGATTCTCTGTTCTCTGATGCCCATGCCGGCTGTACCTTCCCATGAAATCGAACAGATCAACCGGGAACTGCACCAAGTAGCCGATTCCATAAATGAGTGCACCTTCCTCGATTTAGTACAGCCGTTTCATGAACAATGCCTGCCCATCACTCATCCCGGATTCCTGGCCGACCAGGTCCATCTCAGTACCAGAGGTTATCAGGTCTGGGGCCGGTCCATCGCTCTATGCCTTGATCAACTGTTTCCCGACAGGGGTTGA